One Camelina sativa cultivar DH55 chromosome 3, Cs, whole genome shotgun sequence genomic window carries:
- the LOC104771869 gene encoding importin-13 isoform X1, protein MELQRKVAEAIHVLNHDPESSNRVAANQWLVQFQLTPAAWDVSTSLLTSPIVSLFDLQFFAAQILRRKIQNEASNLQSTAKDALLNALLLAAKIYSSGVPQLLTQICLALSALLLHADPYSKPFDKLMFALQTLQAHDDGNVVLLELLTVLPEEISDTRHFSHQSDLRHELLSHTSMVLDFLLQQSEKQFVSPHYPHDNNRKILRCLLSWVRAGCFSEIPQGAVPSHPLLNYVFNALQGTTFDLAIEVLVELVSRHEDLPQVLLYKVQFLRDTLLKPALINADLKIVSGLACLMSEIGQAAPGLIVEASSEALILTDAILSCVSFPSEDWEIADSTVQFWSTFATYILSLGGNRQNDRNRVKDIFLPVFSALVDALVLRAQVDEFTSSDEGPGLDLPDGLLHFRNNLLELLVDICQLLHPTTFVSKLFFGGLPSSNVSMPLREVEAKLFALHAVSEIILQEGEAFDFSLIMQLVSAFSARPSSELKGFICVVYRSLADVVGSYSRWISVFPSNARPLLLFLAGGISEPICSHACASALRKICEDAPAVIQETSNLDILMRIGECLEQWNLALEDEEEVITAITVILGSVSNKELQNKLLTQLLSSSYEVLSKLVDVDVESSGRQSPATYTRMLSSVTRGLYRIGTVFSHLATSLSSVPVADGPILSLLTVFWPILEKLFRSEHMESGSLAAAACRALSVAVQSSGEHFMLLLPSVLDCLSRNFLSFQSQECYIRTACVIAEEFCHKEEYGSLFITTFERFTQASSLMGINSSYICDQEPDLVEAYVNFASALIRGCHKELLGTSGTLLEISFHKAAICCTAMHRGAALAAMSYLSGFLEVSLSSMIETVNCISEGSFSVVSVQVVSHCGEGLLSNLVYALLGVAAMSRVQKCSTILQQLAAICSLCERTSWKGMLCWKSLQGWLNSAVWALPSEYLKQGEAESIVREWSEALGGAGIDYLENKSCNFGNNNSQVGGHMQGKHGRALKRLVRDFADSHRNDPNLNII, encoded by the exons aTGGAGTTACAGAGGAAAGTAGCAGAAGCAATACATGTATTGAATCACGATCCTGAATCATCCAACAGAGTTGCCGCTAATCAATGGCTTGTTCAATTCCAGCTCACTCCCGCTGCTTGGGATGTCTCCACTTCTCTCCTCACTTCCCCGATTGTTTCTCTTTTCGACCTCCAATTCTTCGCCGCCCAAATTCTCCGTCGAAAG ATTCAGAACGAAGCCTCGAATCTTCAATCAACTGCTAAAGATGCTCTTCTCAATGCTCTTCTTCTTGCTGCTAAGATATACAGCTCCGGTGTTCCTCAg CTATTGACGCAGATATGTTTAGCTCTCTCGGCGCTTCTTCTTCACGCGGATCCTTATTCAAAGCCCTTTGATAAGTTAATGTTCGCACTTCAGACTCTTCAAGCTCATGATGATGGTAATGTCGTCTTGCTTGAGCTTCTCACTGTCTTACCTGAAGAGATATCTGACACTCGCCATTTCTCTCATCAATCTGATCTTCGTCACGAG CTTCTCTCGCATACTTCCATGGTTCTTGATTTCTTACTCCAGCAGTCTGAGAAGCAATTTGTCTCCCCTCATTATCCGCATGACAACAACCGTAAAATACTTCGTTGCTTACTGAGTTGG GTCCGTGCTGGATGTTTCTCTGAGATTCCACAAGGCGCAGTGCCTTCACATCCCCTTCTTAACTATGTATTCAATGCCCTGCAG GGTACTACTTTTGATCTCGCCATTGAGGTGCTTGTTGAACTTGTTTCTCGGCATGAG GATCTTCCTCAGGTTTTATTGTACAAAGTACAGTTTCTAAGAGATACACTTCTAAAACCAGCTCTTATAAATGCTGATCTTAAAATTGTCTCTGGCCTGGCATGCTTGATGTCTGAAATCGGACAAGCT GCACCAGGTTTGATAGTTGAAGCAAGTTCTGAAGCACTTATTCTGACTGATGCGATTTTGAG cTGCGTGTCATTTCCAAGTGAAGACTGGGAGATTGCAGACTCAACTGTACAGTTTTG GTCAACTTTTGCAACATATATACTTAGCCTAGGTGGAAACAGACAGAATGACAGAAATCGTGTGAAAGATATATTTCTACCAGTTTTCTCAGCTTTAGTTGATGCCCTTGTGCTCCGCGCTCAG GTTGATGAGTTTACCTCCAGTGATGAGGGTCCAGGACTTGATCTTCCCGATGGCCTTTTGCATTTTAGAAATAATCTGCTTGAGCTCTTGGTTGATATTTGTCAGCTACTCCACCCTACAACATTTGTGAGTAAG CTATTTTTTGGTGGTCTGCCTTCTTCAAATGTTTCGATGCCCTTGAGGGAGGTTGAGGCGAAATTGTTTGCTCTTCATGCG GTTTCTGAAATTATCTTGCAAGAGGGAGAGGCTTTTGATTTTTCACTGATCATGCAATTGGTTTCTGCATTCTCCGCTAGGCCATCTAGTGAGCTCAAGGGGTTTATATGTGTT GTATACAGATCACTGGCAGATGTTGTTGGCTCTTATTCAAGATGGATCTCTGTTTTTCCAAGTAACGCCAGACCCTTGCT ATTATTTCTTGCGGGAGGAATTTCTGAACCTATTTGTTCACATGCTTGTGCTTCTGCTCTGCGTAAAATTTGCGAAGATGCTCCAGCTGTAATCCAGGAAACCTCAAATTTGGATATCTTAATGAGGATAGGAGAG TGTTTGGAGCAGTGGAATTTGGCCttggaagatgaggaagaagtcATTACCGCTATCACTGTCATCCTTGGCTCTGTTTCTAACAAAgaactacaaaataaattattgactCAATTGCTTTCGTCAAGTTATGAAGTTCTTTCAAAACTA GTAGATGTAGACGTTGAGTCTTCTGGTAGACAGAGTCCAGCCACTTACACGCGAATGCTGAGCTCTGTGACAAGAGGTCTTTACAG GATTGGAACTGTATTCAGTCACCTTGCGACGTCTCTGTCATCTGTCCCTGTGGCTGATGGTCCTATCCTTTCTTTGTTGACCGTTTTCTGGCCCATTTTGGAGAAGCTATTTAGGTCTGAACACATGGAGAGTGGTAGTTTAGCTGCAGCAGCATGTCGTGCTCTTTCAGTTGCAGTCCAGTCGTCAG GTGAGCACTTTATGCTGCTACTACCTAGTGTACTGGACTGTCTATCGAGAAACTTTCTGTCATTTCAAAGCCAAGAATGTTACATAAGAACAG CCTGTGTAATCGCCGAAGAATTTTGTCATAAGGAGGAATATGGGTCCTTGTTTATCACTACGTTTGAGAGATTTACACAAGCATCATCATTGATGGGCATAAATTCATCATATATATGCGACCAAGAACCCGATTTGGTGGAAGCATATGTGAATTTCGCATCGGCATTGATCCGCGGTTGTCATAAG GAATTGTTGGGTACGTCTGGAACACTACTTGAGATTTCTTTCCACAAAGCGGCTATTTGCTGTACAGCTATGCACCGAGGTGCTGCTTTAGCTGCAATGTCATACTTATCAG GTTTCTTGGAGGTTTCGCTTTCATCCATGATCGAAACTGTGAATTGCATATCGGAAGGATCATTCAGCGTGGTCTCTGTCCAGGTTGTATCTCACTGCGGAGAGGGACTTTTGTCTAATTTGGTCTATGCTCTACTTGGAGTTGCAGCTATGTCAAGG GTCCAAAAGTGTTCGACGATACTGCAACAGTTAGCTGCAATCTGCAGTTTATGTGAGAGGACTTCATGGAAAGGAATGTTGTGTTGGAAATCCCTTCAAGGATGGCTAAACTCTGcg GTTTGGGCACTCCCGAGTGAGTATCTAAAGCAAGGAGAAGCAGAGAGCATAGTGAGGGAATGGTCAGAAGCTCTGGGGGGCGCAGGGATTGATTACCTTGAGAACAAAAGCTGcaattttggaaacaataacAGTCAAGTAGGAGGACATATGCAAGGGAAACATGGTCGAGCATTGAAGCGATTAGTGAGAGATTTTGCTGATTCTCATCGAAACGATCCGAATCTAAACATCATTTGA
- the LOC104771869 gene encoding importin-13 isoform X2 codes for MELQRKVAEAIHVLNHDPESSNRVAANQWLVQFQLTPAAWDVSTSLLTSPIVSLFDLQFFAAQILRRKIQNEASNLQSTAKDALLNALLLAAKIYSSGVPQLLTQICLALSALLLHADPYSKPFDKLMFALQTLQAHDDGNVVLLELLTVLPEEISDTRHFSHQSDLRHELLSHTSMVLDFLLQQSEKQFVSPHYPHDNNRKILRCLLSWVRAGCFSEIPQGAVPSHPLLNYVFNALQGTTFDLAIEVLVELVSRHEDLPQVLLYKVQFLRDTLLKPALINADLKIVSGLACLMSEIGQAAPGLIVEASSEALILTDAILSCVSFPSEDWEIADSTVQFWSTFATYILSLGGNRQNDRNRVKDIFLPVFSALVDALVLRAQVDEFTSSDEGPGLDLPDGLLHFRNNLLELLVDICQLLHPTTFLFFGGLPSSNVSMPLREVEAKLFALHAVSEIILQEGEAFDFSLIMQLVSAFSARPSSELKGFICVVYRSLADVVGSYSRWISVFPSNARPLLLFLAGGISEPICSHACASALRKICEDAPAVIQETSNLDILMRIGECLEQWNLALEDEEEVITAITVILGSVSNKELQNKLLTQLLSSSYEVLSKLVDVDVESSGRQSPATYTRMLSSVTRGLYRIGTVFSHLATSLSSVPVADGPILSLLTVFWPILEKLFRSEHMESGSLAAAACRALSVAVQSSGEHFMLLLPSVLDCLSRNFLSFQSQECYIRTACVIAEEFCHKEEYGSLFITTFERFTQASSLMGINSSYICDQEPDLVEAYVNFASALIRGCHKELLGTSGTLLEISFHKAAICCTAMHRGAALAAMSYLSGFLEVSLSSMIETVNCISEGSFSVVSVQVVSHCGEGLLSNLVYALLGVAAMSRVQKCSTILQQLAAICSLCERTSWKGMLCWKSLQGWLNSAVWALPSEYLKQGEAESIVREWSEALGGAGIDYLENKSCNFGNNNSQVGGHMQGKHGRALKRLVRDFADSHRNDPNLNII; via the exons aTGGAGTTACAGAGGAAAGTAGCAGAAGCAATACATGTATTGAATCACGATCCTGAATCATCCAACAGAGTTGCCGCTAATCAATGGCTTGTTCAATTCCAGCTCACTCCCGCTGCTTGGGATGTCTCCACTTCTCTCCTCACTTCCCCGATTGTTTCTCTTTTCGACCTCCAATTCTTCGCCGCCCAAATTCTCCGTCGAAAG ATTCAGAACGAAGCCTCGAATCTTCAATCAACTGCTAAAGATGCTCTTCTCAATGCTCTTCTTCTTGCTGCTAAGATATACAGCTCCGGTGTTCCTCAg CTATTGACGCAGATATGTTTAGCTCTCTCGGCGCTTCTTCTTCACGCGGATCCTTATTCAAAGCCCTTTGATAAGTTAATGTTCGCACTTCAGACTCTTCAAGCTCATGATGATGGTAATGTCGTCTTGCTTGAGCTTCTCACTGTCTTACCTGAAGAGATATCTGACACTCGCCATTTCTCTCATCAATCTGATCTTCGTCACGAG CTTCTCTCGCATACTTCCATGGTTCTTGATTTCTTACTCCAGCAGTCTGAGAAGCAATTTGTCTCCCCTCATTATCCGCATGACAACAACCGTAAAATACTTCGTTGCTTACTGAGTTGG GTCCGTGCTGGATGTTTCTCTGAGATTCCACAAGGCGCAGTGCCTTCACATCCCCTTCTTAACTATGTATTCAATGCCCTGCAG GGTACTACTTTTGATCTCGCCATTGAGGTGCTTGTTGAACTTGTTTCTCGGCATGAG GATCTTCCTCAGGTTTTATTGTACAAAGTACAGTTTCTAAGAGATACACTTCTAAAACCAGCTCTTATAAATGCTGATCTTAAAATTGTCTCTGGCCTGGCATGCTTGATGTCTGAAATCGGACAAGCT GCACCAGGTTTGATAGTTGAAGCAAGTTCTGAAGCACTTATTCTGACTGATGCGATTTTGAG cTGCGTGTCATTTCCAAGTGAAGACTGGGAGATTGCAGACTCAACTGTACAGTTTTG GTCAACTTTTGCAACATATATACTTAGCCTAGGTGGAAACAGACAGAATGACAGAAATCGTGTGAAAGATATATTTCTACCAGTTTTCTCAGCTTTAGTTGATGCCCTTGTGCTCCGCGCTCAG GTTGATGAGTTTACCTCCAGTGATGAGGGTCCAGGACTTGATCTTCCCGATGGCCTTTTGCATTTTAGAAATAATCTGCTTGAGCTCTTGGTTGATATTTGTCAGCTACTCCACCCTACAACATTT CTATTTTTTGGTGGTCTGCCTTCTTCAAATGTTTCGATGCCCTTGAGGGAGGTTGAGGCGAAATTGTTTGCTCTTCATGCG GTTTCTGAAATTATCTTGCAAGAGGGAGAGGCTTTTGATTTTTCACTGATCATGCAATTGGTTTCTGCATTCTCCGCTAGGCCATCTAGTGAGCTCAAGGGGTTTATATGTGTT GTATACAGATCACTGGCAGATGTTGTTGGCTCTTATTCAAGATGGATCTCTGTTTTTCCAAGTAACGCCAGACCCTTGCT ATTATTTCTTGCGGGAGGAATTTCTGAACCTATTTGTTCACATGCTTGTGCTTCTGCTCTGCGTAAAATTTGCGAAGATGCTCCAGCTGTAATCCAGGAAACCTCAAATTTGGATATCTTAATGAGGATAGGAGAG TGTTTGGAGCAGTGGAATTTGGCCttggaagatgaggaagaagtcATTACCGCTATCACTGTCATCCTTGGCTCTGTTTCTAACAAAgaactacaaaataaattattgactCAATTGCTTTCGTCAAGTTATGAAGTTCTTTCAAAACTA GTAGATGTAGACGTTGAGTCTTCTGGTAGACAGAGTCCAGCCACTTACACGCGAATGCTGAGCTCTGTGACAAGAGGTCTTTACAG GATTGGAACTGTATTCAGTCACCTTGCGACGTCTCTGTCATCTGTCCCTGTGGCTGATGGTCCTATCCTTTCTTTGTTGACCGTTTTCTGGCCCATTTTGGAGAAGCTATTTAGGTCTGAACACATGGAGAGTGGTAGTTTAGCTGCAGCAGCATGTCGTGCTCTTTCAGTTGCAGTCCAGTCGTCAG GTGAGCACTTTATGCTGCTACTACCTAGTGTACTGGACTGTCTATCGAGAAACTTTCTGTCATTTCAAAGCCAAGAATGTTACATAAGAACAG CCTGTGTAATCGCCGAAGAATTTTGTCATAAGGAGGAATATGGGTCCTTGTTTATCACTACGTTTGAGAGATTTACACAAGCATCATCATTGATGGGCATAAATTCATCATATATATGCGACCAAGAACCCGATTTGGTGGAAGCATATGTGAATTTCGCATCGGCATTGATCCGCGGTTGTCATAAG GAATTGTTGGGTACGTCTGGAACACTACTTGAGATTTCTTTCCACAAAGCGGCTATTTGCTGTACAGCTATGCACCGAGGTGCTGCTTTAGCTGCAATGTCATACTTATCAG GTTTCTTGGAGGTTTCGCTTTCATCCATGATCGAAACTGTGAATTGCATATCGGAAGGATCATTCAGCGTGGTCTCTGTCCAGGTTGTATCTCACTGCGGAGAGGGACTTTTGTCTAATTTGGTCTATGCTCTACTTGGAGTTGCAGCTATGTCAAGG GTCCAAAAGTGTTCGACGATACTGCAACAGTTAGCTGCAATCTGCAGTTTATGTGAGAGGACTTCATGGAAAGGAATGTTGTGTTGGAAATCCCTTCAAGGATGGCTAAACTCTGcg GTTTGGGCACTCCCGAGTGAGTATCTAAAGCAAGGAGAAGCAGAGAGCATAGTGAGGGAATGGTCAGAAGCTCTGGGGGGCGCAGGGATTGATTACCTTGAGAACAAAAGCTGcaattttggaaacaataacAGTCAAGTAGGAGGACATATGCAAGGGAAACATGGTCGAGCATTGAAGCGATTAGTGAGAGATTTTGCTGATTCTCATCGAAACGATCCGAATCTAAACATCATTTGA